TGTTACCAATGTGTAACGTATCTATTTGACATTGAATTTGAAACGTTTTCACCTCACAGGCCTCTCTGTCGATATGATGTTCTTCTCGAGGTAAACAAAGAGTTCACCTTCAGGCCAATTCCCTGTGAAGACTCCAACTTCTGAGACatcatgtaaaaaaatatcaatcTATGCTCATCCGGGAAGAGATTCAGTCGACTCATCAGTCTCTGAAGGATTGTACAGGGGAATGGAAGGGGACGGCATAGATACAAGTACTCACCTGGCTGTGATGTGATCCTTTGGTATTGTAACCTGATTTGTGATTtaatgtttatgtgtttttttttaagaaacaattTAAATTGATCTGAAAATGATAGTTTTATATAAACCATGGAACTTTGTGAACACAACAAAGTAGTTTTAaagaatcattttaatttgttcttGTCTGCTATTGGTTCCCAGGGTGGTTCTTTAGATCACATCAGTTATTACCTTCATTTTTAgtaagacagagagacagaccaATATTATTACTCTgcacaataacacatttctaAGTCACTAAGTGTGAACAATAATtgtcataaaacaaaaccatggTTTCGTGATTTTCTTACTGTAAAAAGCCAAAGTTCCAGATTATATCTTATTTTTATGAATGACTTCACTTGtaactatatatttatttgtgtttagattcacttttaataaaatgtccAGTAAACATTGGGCCACATGTTTAATGaattaacaaacacacaacactaaTCAATGAAAACAGCTTGCTCAATTAACTTCAGtcaaaagctatttattttttaattatatgcACTAATATATAACAgaagctttgtgtgtgtctccatcaCATTGTATAAGTTATATTTAATGTACTACTGGCACTTGAACACTGATGATCTCCAACATTTCCTGGCCAataagagacacatttttcaacCTGAACGCACTCTAGTCAATAGTCATCAATGAGTCCCTTTAAAGAACGAAATAAAACAGACTGGTTGTATGCCAGGGCCGTGCACTTCTCATTTCCAGAGTGATGATAACAAATCACTTCCAGTGTGCTCCAACTGTGAACTTTAGGCATTGACTCAGTAAAAACATTAAGTCCTTCAGGCCAGTTCAACGAAAAAGTTCAATAAAATTACCACCCGAGAGaagtagataaaaaaaaagagcaaagagtTTATCAAACTTAGAAAAATATCATTTATCAGAGTTGCGTACAACGTGACCTTTATGACTCGTCTTTGATGATGGAAGTTCTCCGCTCATTTAGACATGTGCTTCTTCATACGTTGCATCTCCATctgaaacaagagaaaacaaaatcaatccaTGACACATTCATGCAGCTTCATTGTGTACTAcatctatacatttttttgctGCTGCACCTGCAAAGTCAAGCGAATCCTCTTCTCCTCATCGAGCTCGCTCATCAGCAGTTTAATTTCCTTGCTGGAACACAAGATATTGTCCGATTAGAgcagcacaaaacaaacacaggcagtGAGGCAGGGATGCAAGTGGTGGTCTCAACCCGCCCGGGAGAAACTGGGCAGGTAAATAAAAGATCCGGTAATGTTTAGAAAAGCTTTACTTGTGCTGGCTCTTCATCAGCTCAAACTGGTTTCTCAGCTCTCTCAGGTCGCTCTGCACTTGTTCCAGGCTCGGTGGACTTCTGCTCGTCTGGGGGTCGGAGTTACGCCCCGTCGGATAAAGAACAGCAGAGAGAGCCTTTGGTAAGAGGGAGGTCAAGGACTGGGTAGAGACACTTTtgggtgctgctgctgcctggagAGAATAACCCATCATCATTCACTTGCTACACGAAAGAAATCTGTCATATAAATAAAGTGcctatgttttcttttacactTACAGGCCCATTTTGGCTCATTTCCTGAGAGTTTTCTTGAAGTGATAAAGAATCCATTCCTGCGCTCTGCTTTAgttgttcttcctcttccatCATGAGTGCTACCTGTAAGTTAATAGTTTGAGTAAAAACATAAAGGACATTTCAAGAGTAGTTCACACAATGTCAGTGTGAACAAAAAGTTATATTAAGTTCAATCcaagtacatttcaaaatatatatagcaCTAATTCATTACAAGGAGTACATCTAATtttgtgatgtcattatgtaacagaagtaaacaaagtgtgtgtgggagagaaacttcctctggagggaactttagcctttgcagaccatttccatgcacaaaaacctacatagcacactacaagaaagaaaaacagggcctctttaagataTCTTTCCCTGCGGTGCGTGACTGATAGTGTGTGAGGCAGCTCAGAAAAGTTAAATTTATCCCAAGGACAGATGGGACAAAGACACAGCAGACAACACACTTTCAAACAGTAAGCCAAGTTATGCTAACtgtataaaacaacaacaatatgatTCAAATTGTTTACTTCCTAGAGTCTGAGCTCTGACTGTAAGCTGATATCTGCAGCAGTAGCTACCTGCTCATTCAGCCTCTCTGCCATCGACACCACAGAGTCAAACTCTTCAGTGTCTTTGAGAGAAAcggaaaataaatgttagagTGTAATATGGAGAATGTATGTTCAATCTTTGTCATTCAAAGCCCGCATTAACACTCAAGCATGGTAGTGTTTCAAAGCATGTCGCAACAGATGGTTGTAACAATAGGAGTTGCAAGTCTTACCAGGAATGAGGGCAGAG
This Eleginops maclovinus isolate JMC-PN-2008 ecotype Puerto Natales chromosome 11, JC_Emac_rtc_rv5, whole genome shotgun sequence DNA region includes the following protein-coding sequences:
- the si:dkey-71d15.2 gene encoding SH3 domain-containing kinase-binding protein 1 isoform X3, which translates into the protein MMEEEEQLKQSAGMDSLSLQENSQEMSQNGPAAAAPKSVSTQSLTSLLPKALSAVLYPTGRNSDPQTSRSPPSLEQVQSDLRELRNQFELMKSQHNKEIKLLMSELDEEKRIRLTLQMEMQRMKKHMSK
- the si:dkey-71d15.2 gene encoding SH3 domain-containing kinase-binding protein 1 isoform X4; amino-acid sequence: MGNYSSALIPDTEEFDSVVSMAERLNEQVALMMEEEEQLKQSAGMDSLSLQENSQEMSQNGPTSRSPPSLEQVQSDLRELRNQFELMKSQHNKEIKLLMSELDEEKRIRLTLQMEMQRMKKHMSK
- the si:dkey-71d15.2 gene encoding SH3 domain-containing kinase-binding protein 1 isoform X1, producing MGNYSSALIPDTEEFDSVVSMAERLNEQVALMMEEEEQLKQSAGMDSLSLQENSQEMSQNGPAAAAPKSVSTQSLTSLLPKALSAVLYPTGRNSDPQTSRSPPSLEQVQSDLRELRNQFELMKSQHNKEIKLLMSELDEEKRIRLTLQMEMQRMKKHMSK
- the si:dkey-71d15.2 gene encoding SH3 domain-containing kinase-binding protein 1 isoform X2 gives rise to the protein MAERLNEQVALMMEEEEQLKQSAGMDSLSLQENSQEMSQNGPAAAAPKSVSTQSLTSLLPKALSAVLYPTGRNSDPQTSRSPPSLEQVQSDLRELRNQFELMKSQHNKEIKLLMSELDEEKRIRLTLQMEMQRMKKHMSK